Proteins from a single region of Ogataea parapolymorpha DL-1 chromosome IV, whole genome shotgun sequence:
- a CDS encoding Proteasome subunit alpha type-4, whose amino-acid sequence MSGYDSALSIFSPDGHVFQVEYALEAVKRGTCAVGVKGKEVVVLACERRTTLKLQDPRITPSKINKIDTHVQLAFAGLNADARILIDKARVEAQSHRLTLEDPVTVEYLTKYVAGVQQRYTQSGGTRPFGVSTLIAGFDENDKTPRLYQTEPSGIYSAWKANAIGRSSKTVREFLEKNYDKEHELDEAQTIKLTVKALLEVVQTGAKNIEISVMKPGRVISQLSNDEIEAIVQEIEAEKEAEAEKKKPKKASE is encoded by the exons ATGAGTGGTTACGACAGTGCTTTATCTATTTTCAG TCCCGACGGACATGTGTTCCAAGTGGAGTACGCCCTGGAGGCCGTGAAACGTGGAACGTGTGCGGTGGGCGTGAAGGGCAAAGAGGTTGTGGTTCTTGCGTGTGAGAGACGAACCACGCTAAAATTGCAGGATCCGAGAATCACCCCGtcgaaaatcaacaagatcgatACACACGTGCAATTGGCGTTTGCTGGGCTGAACGCAGACGCGAGAATCCTGATCGACAAGGCCCGTGTCGAGGCCCAATCTCACAGACTGACCCTGGAAGACCCGGTGACGGTGGAATACCTGACCAAGTACGTCGCCGGCGTGCAGCAGAGATACACCCAGAGTGGTGGAACCCGGCCGTTTGGCGTTTCGACGCTCATTGCCGGCTTTGACGAGAACGACAAGACGCCTAGGTTGTACCAGACAGAGCCTTCAGGAATTTATTCGGCATGGAAGGCCAATGCCATTGGGCGCAGTAGCAAGACGGTGcgcgagtttctggagaagaatTACGACAAGGAAcacgagctggacgaggcgCAGACCATCAAGCTGACCGTCAAGGCGCTGTTGGAGGTGGTGCAGACCGGAGCCAAGAATATTGAGATTTCCGTGATGAAGCCCGGCAGAGTGATCAGCCAGCTGtccaacgacgagatcgaggcgATTGTACAGGAGATAGAGGCCGAgaaggaggccgaggcagagaaaaagaagccaaagaaagCCAGTGAATAG